In a genomic window of Virgibacillus sp. SK37:
- the atpE gene encoding F0F1 ATP synthase subunit C: MGALAAAIAVGLGALGAGVGNGLIVSRTVEGIARQPELKGQLQTTMFIGVGLVEAMPIIAVVIALMVM; encoded by the coding sequence ATGGGAGCTTTAGCAGCTGCAATCGCAGTAGGATTAGGTGCATTAGGTGCTGGTGTAGGTAACGGTTTAATCGTGAGTCGTACAGTTGAAGGGATTGCTCGTCAACCTGAACTAAAAGGTCAACTTCAAACAACTATGTTTATTGGTGTAGGTTTGGTTGAGGCAATGCCGATCATCGCGGTAGTTATCGCATTAATGGTAATGTAG
- a CDS encoding S8 family serine peptidase, giving the protein MRHIFLISVLITSIVYSVQLTYAASNEENLQSVIIEVEGDPLEHKKYIKTYHPFVKVVETYDTLFKGLALQAQEKDLEKMESLEFIKSMHGVQTYEAISITEKDGDHQAVLPSAINHTGYTGDGVKVGVIDTGIDYTHPDLKKNYQQGYDLVDLDEDPMETLPEEGLPTLHGTHVAGIIAADGELKGVAPNAEIYAYRALGPGGSGTSVQVIAAMERAAKDGVDVMNLSLGNTVNGPDYPTSIAVNRAIELGIAVVIANGNNGPNNWTVGSPATASKALSVGATSAPAKTPFLYEPVMNKEIPLLPMVGSLPWTLDKYYPIAEAEDGKDISGKIALLQRGKIPFYEKAKQAEKAGAVAVLIYNNQDGLFQGMVENESDPLTVPVAEITKKSGQWLIEQMKQGTKGVETIYKETPVSIANFSSRGPVTVNWDIKPDVLAPGTSIISTVPEGYKELQGTSMAAPHVAGAIALLKEAKPDWTVNQLFGALKTTTAQMETEEGARLDPIVQGAGEIRPAQAIDTDTIIYNSLLAFGKADGGTTNKEKKLIIENMTNQPQTYSFDIPMKEKGISWNLPLSFTLKGGEKRKVPIKLSISTTQLEEGLHQGWLKLTEGEKAYQLPYLFVNKSADHPKAMGFEFTWKSFSKDMYMYRIYMAEPAKRVKIDLYDPDTLLFDRTILEMEELETGINEGQIRKSAVGKPGQYKALITVYLKDGSITSHETQLQIEEKR; this is encoded by the coding sequence ATGCGGCATATTTTTTTGATATCAGTATTAATTACAAGCATCGTTTATTCCGTGCAATTAACGTACGCAGCTTCAAATGAGGAAAACCTCCAATCTGTAATCATTGAAGTTGAAGGGGACCCACTCGAACATAAAAAGTATATTAAAACATACCATCCGTTTGTAAAAGTAGTAGAAACATATGACACTCTTTTTAAAGGATTGGCCTTACAAGCTCAAGAAAAAGATCTGGAGAAAATGGAGTCACTTGAATTTATAAAAAGTATGCATGGGGTGCAAACATATGAGGCAATAAGCATAACTGAAAAGGATGGAGATCACCAGGCTGTGCTTCCATCTGCCATAAACCATACGGGTTACACAGGGGATGGTGTGAAAGTTGGTGTGATTGATACAGGAATAGACTATACACATCCAGATTTAAAAAAGAATTATCAGCAAGGATATGACTTGGTTGATTTGGATGAAGATCCGATGGAGACTCTTCCTGAAGAAGGACTTCCAACATTACATGGTACGCATGTTGCAGGGATTATTGCTGCTGATGGGGAGCTTAAAGGTGTTGCCCCAAATGCAGAGATATACGCATATCGGGCACTTGGTCCAGGGGGAAGTGGGACTTCCGTTCAAGTGATCGCTGCAATGGAAAGGGCGGCCAAAGATGGGGTGGATGTAATGAATCTATCTCTTGGAAACACCGTAAATGGACCGGACTACCCTACTAGCATTGCCGTAAATCGAGCCATAGAGCTAGGGATTGCTGTAGTAATTGCAAATGGAAATAACGGACCGAATAACTGGACAGTTGGTTCACCGGCAACAGCATCAAAAGCATTGTCCGTAGGCGCTACAAGTGCACCTGCAAAAACTCCTTTCTTGTATGAACCTGTAATGAATAAGGAAATCCCTCTTTTACCAATGGTTGGATCTCTTCCATGGACATTAGATAAATATTACCCGATAGCCGAAGCAGAGGACGGAAAAGATATATCTGGTAAAATAGCGCTTCTTCAACGAGGGAAAATTCCTTTTTATGAAAAAGCAAAACAAGCAGAGAAGGCTGGAGCAGTTGCAGTGTTAATTTATAATAATCAGGATGGATTATTCCAAGGTATGGTAGAGAATGAAAGTGATCCACTAACCGTACCAGTAGCAGAAATTACTAAAAAAAGCGGCCAATGGTTGATTGAACAAATGAAACAAGGAACGAAAGGAGTCGAAACGATTTATAAAGAAACGCCAGTTTCCATTGCCAATTTTAGCTCTAGGGGACCAGTAACCGTAAACTGGGATATTAAGCCAGATGTCCTTGCTCCAGGGACATCCATTATAAGTACAGTTCCTGAGGGATATAAAGAGTTACAAGGTACGAGCATGGCAGCACCACATGTCGCGGGGGCTATTGCCCTGCTTAAAGAAGCGAAGCCGGATTGGACAGTTAATCAGTTGTTTGGGGCGTTGAAAACGACTACAGCTCAGATGGAAACAGAGGAAGGAGCACGCTTGGATCCGATTGTGCAAGGAGCCGGAGAAATTCGACCGGCTCAGGCGATCGATACAGACACAATTATCTATAATTCATTACTTGCATTTGGAAAAGCGGATGGCGGAACAACGAATAAGGAGAAAAAGTTAATAATAGAGAATATGACAAATCAACCACAGACGTATTCTTTTGATATTCCAATGAAAGAAAAAGGGATAAGTTGGAATTTACCACTATCGTTCACCTTAAAGGGTGGAGAAAAAAGAAAAGTTCCTATTAAATTGTCTATCTCCACTACCCAACTAGAAGAAGGTTTGCACCAAGGATGGTTAAAGCTTACGGAAGGCGAAAAAGCGTATCAGCTTCCCTATTTGTTTGTCAATAAGTCGGCAGATCATCCAAAAGCCATGGGATTTGAATTTACATGGAAGTCATTTTCTAAGGATATGTATATGTATCGAATATATATGGCTGAACCAGCTAAGCGAGTGAAGATTGACCTGTATGACCCTGATACACTTCTTTTTGATAGAACCATACTGGAGATGGAAGAGCTGGAGACAGGGATTAATGAAGGACAGATAAGGAAATCGGCAGTAGGTAAGCCTGGTCAATATAAAGCACTAATCACCGTCTATTTGAAAGATGGCTCAATTACCAGTCATGAAACTCAATTGCAAATTGAAGAAAAACGCTAA
- the glyA gene encoding serine hydroxymethyltransferase produces the protein MEHVKQADNELYEAIQAEKKRQQDKIELIASENFVSEAVMEAMGSVLTNKYAEGYPGKRYYGGCEHVDVVEDLARDRAKQLFGADHANVQPHSGAQANMAVYFTVLEPGDTVLGMNLNHGGHLTHGSPVNFSGTLYNFVDYGVDKETEQLDYDVVLEKAKEVQPKLIVAGASAYSRIIDFAKFREIADAVGAYLLVDMAHIAGLVAAGLHPNPVPYADFVTTTTHKTLRGPRGGMIFCKEEYAKKIDKSVFPGMQGGPLMHIIAAKATSFKEALSDDFKTYSQQIIQNAQKLGEALNEEGIRIVSGGTDNHLLLLDVTTLGLTGKVAEKVLDDIGITTNKNTIPFDTESPFVTSGVRIGTAAVTTRGFGVEEMKEIAAIISLTLKNHEDEAKLKEAAERVQQLTSKLPIYA, from the coding sequence ATGGAACATGTTAAACAAGCAGACAATGAATTATATGAAGCAATTCAGGCTGAAAAAAAGCGTCAGCAGGATAAGATTGAATTAATCGCTTCCGAAAACTTTGTTTCTGAAGCAGTGATGGAAGCAATGGGTTCTGTCTTAACGAACAAATATGCAGAAGGTTATCCTGGAAAAAGATACTATGGAGGCTGTGAGCATGTGGATGTCGTAGAAGACCTTGCCCGTGATCGCGCAAAGCAACTATTCGGTGCTGACCACGCAAATGTTCAGCCACATTCCGGTGCACAGGCGAACATGGCGGTATACTTTACTGTTTTAGAGCCTGGAGACACTGTGCTTGGTATGAACTTGAACCATGGTGGCCATTTAACACATGGTAGCCCCGTCAATTTCAGTGGAACCTTATATAATTTCGTTGATTATGGTGTGGATAAAGAAACAGAGCAGCTGGATTATGACGTTGTTTTAGAGAAGGCAAAAGAAGTTCAACCGAAATTAATCGTAGCTGGGGCAAGTGCCTATTCTCGTATTATTGATTTTGCTAAATTCCGCGAAATTGCCGACGCTGTTGGTGCTTATTTGCTTGTTGATATGGCACATATCGCGGGACTTGTAGCCGCAGGCCTTCATCCGAATCCAGTACCATATGCTGACTTTGTTACAACAACAACACATAAAACGCTTCGTGGTCCGCGTGGAGGGATGATTTTCTGTAAAGAAGAATATGCAAAGAAAATCGATAAGTCTGTTTTCCCTGGCATGCAGGGTGGTCCATTGATGCATATTATTGCAGCCAAAGCAACTTCTTTTAAAGAGGCATTATCTGATGACTTTAAAACATATTCTCAGCAAATTATTCAAAACGCCCAAAAGCTGGGAGAAGCATTGAATGAAGAAGGAATTCGTATCGTTTCCGGTGGTACCGATAACCATCTATTACTATTGGATGTGACTACACTTGGTCTTACAGGAAAAGTTGCAGAGAAAGTTTTGGATGATATTGGAATTACTACAAATAAAAACACAATTCCGTTTGATACAGAAAGCCCATTTGTAACAAGTGGTGTACGGATTGGTACTGCAGCTGTTACTACCCGTGGCTTTGGGGTTGAGGAAATGAAGGAAATTGCTGCAATTATTTCACTTACACTTAAAAATCATGAAGATGAAGCAAAACTAAAAGAAGCTGCAGAACGAGTGCAGCAGTTAACGAGTAAGTTACCAATTTACGCATAA
- the wecB gene encoding non-hydrolyzing UDP-N-acetylglucosamine 2-epimerase has product MKRIKVMTIFGTRPEAIKMAPLVLELKKRPEFEPIVTVTAQHREMLDQVLDIFQITPDYDLNIMKKQQTLAQITTRALEGLDEVMKETQPDMVLVHGDTTTTFAASLAAYYNQIAVGHVEAGLRTWDKYSPYPEEMNRQLTGVMADLHFSPTEKSKQNLLGENKPESQIVVTGNTAIDALKTTVDEAYASPILDAMGDKRLVLMTAHRRENLGNNMQQMFRAIKRLVEKHDDIQVIYPVHLNPVVQETANKILGDDERIQLIEPLSVVDFHNFAARAHLILTDSGGVQEEAPSLGVPVLVLRDTTERPEGIDAGTLKLAGTNEDTIFNLADELLSDQGAYDEMAKASNPYGDGEASRRIADAIVNYFN; this is encoded by the coding sequence ATGAAACGTATTAAAGTAATGACAATATTCGGTACAAGACCAGAGGCGATTAAAATGGCCCCACTTGTACTGGAATTAAAAAAGCGACCGGAATTTGAACCGATTGTCACAGTAACGGCACAGCATCGGGAAATGCTTGATCAGGTTCTTGATATCTTCCAAATAACACCTGATTATGATTTAAATATCATGAAAAAGCAACAAACCCTTGCGCAAATTACAACACGGGCGCTTGAAGGCCTTGATGAAGTAATGAAGGAGACGCAGCCGGATATGGTGCTTGTTCATGGGGATACGACAACCACCTTCGCCGCATCTCTAGCTGCATACTATAATCAAATCGCAGTGGGACATGTGGAGGCAGGACTTCGAACATGGGATAAGTACTCTCCATATCCGGAAGAAATGAACCGTCAGCTTACTGGGGTGATGGCAGATCTGCATTTCTCTCCTACTGAAAAGTCAAAACAAAATCTTCTGGGTGAGAATAAACCGGAATCGCAAATCGTTGTAACTGGTAATACGGCAATTGATGCTTTGAAAACAACGGTGGATGAAGCATATGCAAGCCCTATTCTTGATGCAATGGGTGATAAGCGGCTCGTGCTAATGACAGCACATCGCAGGGAAAACTTGGGTAACAATATGCAACAGATGTTTCGTGCGATCAAGCGGTTGGTTGAAAAGCATGATGATATTCAAGTCATTTACCCTGTACACCTTAATCCAGTTGTTCAGGAAACAGCAAATAAGATTTTAGGTGATGATGAGCGAATTCAATTAATCGAACCATTGAGTGTTGTAGATTTCCATAACTTCGCTGCACGTGCCCATCTGATCCTGACTGATTCTGGCGGAGTCCAAGAGGAAGCTCCTTCTTTAGGTGTTCCTGTCCTCGTGTTACGGGATACAACGGAACGGCCAGAAGGAATTGATGCAGGAACGTTGAAATTGGCTGGAACAAATGAAGATACTATATTTAACTTGGCTGATGAGTTGCTATCTGACCAAGGGGCATATGATGAAATGGCTAAAGCCTCCAACCCATATGGAGATGGAGAAGCATCTCGCCGCATTGCTGATGCCATCGTGAATTATTTTAACTAA
- the upp gene encoding uracil phosphoribosyltransferase — MGNVFVLDHPLIQHKLTYIRDKNTGTKEFRELVDEVAMLMAFEITRNLPLQEKIVETPVTEASASVLAGKKIGLVPILRAGLGMVDGMLKLIPAAKVGHVGLYRDPETLQPVEYYIKLPSDIHERELIVIDPMLATGGSANETIHSLKKRGAQNIRLMCLVAAPEGVEMLKEEHPDVDIYLAALDEKLNEHGYIVPGLGDAGDRLFGTK; from the coding sequence ATGGGTAATGTTTTCGTGTTGGATCATCCGTTAATTCAGCATAAGCTAACTTATATAAGAGATAAAAACACTGGGACGAAGGAATTTCGCGAACTGGTAGATGAAGTTGCAATGCTTATGGCATTTGAAATCACAAGAAATTTACCATTACAAGAGAAAATTGTAGAAACACCAGTGACTGAGGCTAGTGCCAGTGTGCTTGCAGGAAAGAAAATTGGTTTGGTGCCTATCCTACGTGCAGGTTTAGGGATGGTAGACGGTATGCTAAAGTTGATTCCTGCAGCTAAAGTTGGACACGTTGGTCTATACCGCGATCCAGAAACACTACAGCCTGTTGAATACTATATTAAATTACCATCTGACATTCATGAACGTGAATTAATCGTCATTGATCCAATGCTTGCTACTGGTGGTTCAGCAAATGAGACCATTCACTCATTGAAGAAACGAGGAGCTCAGAATATTCGTTTGATGTGCCTGGTTGCTGCTCCTGAAGGTGTGGAAATGCTTAAAGAAGAACATCCTGATGTTGATATTTATTTAGCTGCGCTTGATGAAAAGTTAAATGAGCATGGTTATATCGTGCCAGGACTTGGAGATGCAGGAGATCGTTTGTTTGGCACTAAATAA
- the rpiB gene encoding ribose 5-phosphate isomerase B, which translates to MKVIITADHAGMTVRNEVKDLLDEMGMEYEDTGCSCESSVDYPDYALPAAERIAKGEFDRGIFICGTGIGMSIAANKVRGIRCALTHDVYSAKLTRQHNDSNVLALGERVVGPGLAREIAKVWLETPFDGGRHANRIGKIGTYEDK; encoded by the coding sequence ATGAAGGTAATTATTACAGCAGACCATGCGGGAATGACTGTGAGAAATGAAGTGAAGGACCTTTTGGATGAGATGGGAATGGAATATGAAGACACTGGATGCAGCTGTGAATCCTCCGTCGATTATCCGGATTATGCTTTGCCTGCTGCGGAACGAATTGCAAAAGGAGAGTTTGATAGAGGTATCTTTATATGCGGAACAGGGATTGGCATGTCCATTGCAGCGAATAAGGTAAGAGGAATCCGCTGTGCGTTAACCCATGATGTGTATTCTGCGAAGCTAACCAGACAGCACAATGATTCTAACGTCTTGGCTTTGGGAGAGCGTGTCGTTGGTCCTGGCTTGGCTCGTGAAATTGCTAAGGTTTGGCTGGAAACACCATTTGATGGTGGGCGTCATGCTAATCGAATTGGTAAAATTGGTACGTATGAAGATAAATAA
- a CDS encoding ATP synthase subunit I — protein MSQYENMIARQRKWMFYLLALLVLGAGFTPYSRIFLGLLLGSSVSFYNLYLLQKKIADFTDAVADKQPARGLGTVSRFAAAALVIIIAMRFDTYFHIISVLIGLMTSYLVIMIDFAIFKNKN, from the coding sequence ATGTCGCAATATGAAAACATGATAGCACGTCAGCGAAAATGGATGTTCTACCTTCTTGCACTGCTCGTACTCGGAGCTGGATTCACGCCATACTCCCGCATTTTCCTAGGTCTTTTATTAGGAAGTTCAGTAAGTTTCTACAATTTATATCTACTGCAGAAGAAAATAGCCGACTTTACAGATGCGGTTGCGGATAAGCAGCCTGCAAGAGGGCTCGGTACTGTTTCGAGGTTTGCGGCAGCAGCATTAGTAATCATCATCGCAATGCGTTTTGACACGTACTTTCATATCATTTCCGTTCTAATTGGATTAATGACATCCTACCTGGTCATTATGATAGATTTTGCTATTTTTAAGAATAAGAATTAA
- a CDS encoding TIGR01440 family protein — translation MTNNHEQITKDLEAIVEEWKHAGLLSKGNLFVIGCSTSEVAGKHIGTSGSESVAAHIFEALESLKENTGIKLVYQCCEHLNRALVMERETQEAHQLEEVSVIPVPTAGGSMASYAYKYMKDPVVVESVKAHAGMDIGETMIGMHLKHVAVPVRFKQKYIGNARVTIARTRPKLIGGQRANYENTSANNRCT, via the coding sequence ATGACAAATAATCACGAACAAATTACGAAAGACTTGGAAGCGATCGTAGAGGAATGGAAGCACGCTGGACTTCTTTCTAAAGGGAATCTTTTTGTCATTGGCTGCTCAACAAGTGAAGTTGCCGGTAAGCATATTGGTACGTCAGGAAGTGAATCTGTTGCTGCACATATTTTCGAAGCATTGGAATCTTTAAAAGAAAACACTGGTATTAAACTAGTTTACCAATGCTGTGAGCACTTGAACAGAGCACTTGTCATGGAAAGAGAAACACAGGAAGCGCATCAACTGGAAGAAGTATCGGTTATCCCTGTTCCAACAGCAGGTGGATCTATGGCTTCCTATGCCTATAAATATATGAAAGATCCAGTTGTCGTAGAGTCGGTAAAAGCTCATGCAGGAATGGATATCGGAGAGACAATGATCGGCATGCATCTAAAGCATGTTGCTGTTCCAGTGCGCTTTAAGCAAAAGTATATCGGTAATGCCCGGGTTACTATAGCAAGAACCCGACCTAAGTTAATTGGAGGCCAACGGGCAAATTATGAAAATACGAGTGCAAATAACAGGTGCACGTAA
- the atpB gene encoding F0F1 ATP synthase subunit A: MDHTAPIVEDVFGISWLDFNMSNVLMMFITSLIVFVLCVLGARKLQMKPTGAQNVMEWVLDFVKGIINDTMDWKTGKLFLPLALTLFTYILVGNLLGVATNGVVGHDVWWKSPTADPGITLTLSSMVIVLSHFYGIKLRGGSEYVKDYFRPLPFLFPIKIVEEFANTLTLGLRLFGNLYAGEVLLSLLVGLTTSGVLGFLGGAIPFLAWQGFSVFIGGIQAFIFTMLAMVYMSHKVSEDH; encoded by the coding sequence GTGGATCATACAGCACCGATAGTAGAAGATGTATTTGGAATTTCCTGGCTGGATTTCAATATGTCGAATGTATTAATGATGTTTATCACATCACTCATTGTTTTTGTCCTTTGTGTATTGGGTGCCAGAAAACTTCAAATGAAGCCAACCGGTGCACAAAATGTTATGGAGTGGGTTCTGGACTTCGTAAAAGGCATTATTAATGACACGATGGATTGGAAGACTGGTAAGCTATTTCTTCCATTGGCATTGACACTGTTCACATATATTTTAGTTGGAAACCTGCTGGGGGTAGCAACAAATGGAGTTGTCGGCCATGATGTATGGTGGAAATCACCTACAGCTGACCCGGGAATTACTTTAACCCTATCATCAATGGTTATTGTACTGTCCCATTTCTATGGAATTAAGTTAAGAGGTGGAAGTGAGTATGTAAAAGACTATTTCCGTCCACTACCATTTTTATTTCCAATTAAGATTGTGGAAGAATTTGCGAACACGTTAACACTTGGTTTGCGTTTGTTCGGTAACTTGTATGCTGGTGAAGTACTGTTATCTCTATTAGTAGGTTTAACAACTTCAGGTGTGTTGGGCTTCCTTGGAGGAGCAATACCATTCTTGGCTTGGCAAGGATTCAGTGTGTTTATTGGAGGAATACAGGCATTTATCTTCACCATGTTGGCAATGGTTTACATGTCACATAAAGTAAGCGAAGATCACTAA